The sequence GGTCCCCGACCCAGTGTCAGTCCCAGTCCCGGTGTCAGTCCCAGTCCCAGTCCCGCTGTAGGNNNNNNNNNNNNNNNNNNNNTGTTGTTGCTCCCAGTCCCGGTGTTGTTCCCAGTCCCAGTGTTCCCAGTCCCCCCAGTCCCGGTGTTGCTCCCAGTCCCGGTGTTGCTGTCAGCCCCAGTCCTCCCAGTCCAGGTGTTGGTGTTCCCAGTCCAGGTGTTGTTGCTCCCAGTCCCGGTGTTGCTGTCACCGCAATCCCAGTCCAGGTGTTGTTCCCAGTCCAGGTGCTGCTCCCAGTTCAGGTGTTGGTGTTCCCAGTCCAAGTGTTGCTCCCAGTCCCGGTGTTGCTCCCAGCCCCAGTCCTCCCAGTCCAGGTGTTGTTGTTCCCAGTCCCGGTGTTGCTGTCAGCCCCAGTCCCAGCGTTGCTCCCAGTCCCCCCAGTCTCGGTGTTCCTCCCGGTCCCGGTGTTGCTGTCACCCCAGTCCCAGTCCAGGTGTTGTTCCCAGCCCAGGTGCTGCTCCCAGTCCAGGTATTGGTGTTCCCAGTCCAGGTGCTGCTCCCAGTCCCGGTGCTGCTCCCAGTCCAGGTGTTGTTGCTCCCAGTCCCGGTGTTGCTGTCACCCCAATCCCAGTCCAGGTGTTGTTCCCAGTCCAGGTGCTGCTCCCAGTCCAGGTGTTGGTGCTCCCAGTCCCGGTGTTGTTGCTCCCAGTCCCCCCAGTCCCGGTGTTCCTCCCAGTCCAGGTGTTGCTGTCAGCCCCAGTCCAGGTGTTGTTGCTCCCAGTCCCAGTGTTGCTGTCAGCCCCAGTCCTCCCAGTCCAGGCGTTGTTGTTCCCAGTCCCGGTGTTCCTCCCAGTCCAGGTGTTGTTGCTCCCAGTCCAGGTGTTGTTGCTCCCGGTCCCGGTGTTCCTCCCAGTCCCGGTGTTGCTCCCAGTCCCGGTGTTCCTCCCAGTCCCGGTGTCGCTCCCGGTCCCGGTGTTGCTCCCGGTCCCGGTGTTCCTCCCGGTCCCGGTGTTGCTCCCGGTCCTGGTGTTGCTCCCAGTCCCGGTGTCGCTCCCGGTCCCAGTGTTGCTCCCGGTCCCGGTGTCGCTCCCGGTCCCGGTGTTGCTCCCGGTCCTGGTGTTGCTCCCAGTCCCGGTGTCGCTCCCGGTCCCGGTGTTGCTCCCGGTCCCGGTGTCGCTCCCGGTCCCGGTGTTGCTCCCGGTCCCGGTGTTGCTCCC is a genomic window of Numida meleagris isolate 19003 breed g44 Domestic line unplaced genomic scaffold, NumMel1.0 unplaced_Scaffold1071, whole genome shotgun sequence containing:
- the LOC110390441 gene encoding RNA-binding protein 25-like translates to EEEEEERKRRRRGGGRRLHFLGQRRRLHCGGCAAAASREQQHRDREQHRDREQHRDREQHRDRERHRDREQHRDRERHRDWEQHQDREQHRDRERHRDREQHWDRERHRDWEQHQDREQHRDREEHRDREQHRDRERHRDWEEHRDWEQHRDWEEHRDREQQHLDWEQQHLDWEEHRDWEQQRLDWEDWG